Sequence from the Lysobacter capsici genome:
GCGGCATGGTCGCGCTGCAGCGCGCCGAACAGCGCTTCGGCGCCCTGCGGCTGGCTGGCGTTGCGGCCGAGCGCGCCGAGCAGCAACGGCAGCGCCGCGCTGACCGCGTTCTGCGTCTGCGGCTGCGACAGGCCGAGCTGGCTGCCCAGTTGCGCCAGCGGCTGGCCCTGAAGTTGGTTGAGAAGATCGTCGGTCAGCGAGGCGCTCATGGCGGGGATTCCGGGTGCGAGGAAAGCAGATGCTAGCGCCGAATCGTGAGTGGCGGGTGATGCTGGCGGCCGCCAATTGCGCGATGGCATCGCGGTCGTGCAGGCGATGTGGGCGCGCGGTGCGATTGAGGCACTTGGGCGTTCGTGGCGCGGGTCTGAAGCGCCCGCCCGCGAACGGCGCGCCGCGCCGGGGCGGTCGGGCCCGCCGTGATGGGCCTGACTGTGTATCGAGACCCCGGCTTTCCCGGCGCGGTGGCGGCAAGGGCGGGCGCCGAAAAAAAGCCCGGCTGAGGTCGCCGGGCATAAAGTCACACAGGGTCTGTTGTCGGCGAACGTTTCGCCGGCCGATCAGTTCAGATCGAAGCGGTCCGCGTTCATCACCTTGTTCCAGGCCGCGACGAAGTCGTTGACGAATTTTTCCTGTGCGTCGGAACTGGCATAGACCTCGGCCAGCGCGCGCAACTGCGAGTGCGAGCCGAAGATCAGATCGGCGCGGGTGCCGGTCCACTTGAGTTCGCCGGTCTTGCGGTCGCGTCCTTCGAACACGTCCTTCGCATCGGAGTTCGCCTTCCACACCGTGCCCATGTCGAGCAGGTTGACGAAGAAGTCGTTGCTGAGCGCGTCGGCCTTGCGGGTGAACACGCCGTGCTTGCTCTGGCCGGCGTTGGCGCCGAGCACGCGCAGGCCGCCGACCAGCACGGTCAGTTCCGGCGCGCTGAGGTTCAACAACTGCGCGCGGTCGATCAGCAGCGATTCGGCGGTGACGTCCAGCTTGCCCTTGACGTAATTGCGGAAGCCGTCGGCGATCGGTTCGAGCACCGCGAACGAATGCACATCGGTCTGTTCGGCCGACGCGTCGGTGCGGCCCGGAACGAACGGCACCGTGACCGGGAAACCGGCGTTCTTCGCCGCCTGTTCGACCCCGGCGGCGCCGGCCAGCACGATCAGGTCGGCCAGCGACACTTTCTTGCCGCCGCTTTGCGCGTCGTTGAATTCCTTCTGGATGGCTTCGAGCGCGGCCAACACCTTGGCCAGTTGATCGGGCTGGTTGACCTCCCAGTCCTTCTGCGGGGCCAGACGGATGCGCGCGCCGTTGGCGCCGCCGCGCTTGTCGGAACCGCGGAAGGTCGAGGCCGAGGCCCAGGCGGTGGACACCAGCTGCGACACCGGCAGGCCCGAGGCGAGGACCTTGGCCTTGAGCGCGGCGATGTCCTGCTCGTCGATCAGCGCGTGGTCGACGGCCGGCACCGGGTCCTGCCAGATCAGCACTTCGGCAGGTACTTCCGGGCCGAGGTAGCGCGCGCGCGGGCCCATGTCGCGGTGGGTCAGCTTGAACCAGGCGCGGGCGAAGGCGTCGGCGAACTGATCGGGGTTTTCGAGGAAGCGGCGCGAGATCTTTTCGTAGGCCGGATCGAAGCGCAGCGACAGGTCGGTGGTGAGCATGGTCGGCGCGTGGCGCTTGTTGGGATCGTGCGCGTCGGGGATCTTGCCCGCGCCGGCGCCGTCCTTTGCGATCCACTGATGGGCCCCGGCCGGGCTCTTGCTCAGTTCCCACTCGAAACCGAACAGGTTGGCGAAGAACTCGTTGCCCCAACGCGTCGGCGTGCTGGTCCAGGTGACTTCCAGGCCGCTGGTGATCGCATGGCCGCCGACGCCGCTTTCGAAGCTGCTGGCCCAGCCCAGGCCCTGTTCGGCGATGTCGGCGCCTTCGGGTTCGCGGCCGACGTGCGATTCGGGACCGGCGCCGTGGGTCTTGCCGAAGGTGTGGCCGCCGGCGATCAGCGCCACGGTCTCTTCGTCGTCCATGGCCATGCGGGCGAAGGTTTCGCGGATGTCGCGGGCCGCCGCGATCGGGTCGGGGTTGCCGTTCGGGCCCTGCGGATTGACGTAGATCAGGCCCATCTGCACCGCGCCGAGCGGATTTTCCAGCACCCGGTCGCCGCTGTAGCGCTTGTCGCCGAGCCAGGTGGTTTCGCTGCCCCAGTACACGGCTTCCTCGGGTTCCCACACGTCGGCGCGGCCGCCGGCGAAACCGAAGGTCTTGAAGCCCATCGACTCCAGCGCGACGTTGCCGGTGAGGATCATCAGATCGGCCCAGGAAATCTTGTTGCCGTACTTTTGCTTGATCGGCCACAGCAGGCGGCGCGCCTTGTCGAGGTTGCCGTTGTCCGGCCAGCTGTTGAGCGGGGCGAAGCGCTGCTGGCCGGCACCGGCGCCGCCGCGGCCGTCGAAGGTGCGATAGGTGCCGGCGCTATGCCAGGCCATGCGGATGAAGAGCGGGCCGTAATGGCCGAAGTCGGCCGGCCACCACTCCTGCGAGTCGGTCATCAGCGCGTGCAGGTCGCGCTTCACCGCGGCCAGGTCGAGGGTTTTGAACGCCTGTGCGTAGTCGAAGTCGGGGTCCGGATTGGACGGCGGCGCCTGCTGGTGCAGGACCTTGAGGTTGAGCTGGTTCGGCCACCAGTCGCGGTTCGATGTGCCGCCGCCGGCGGTGTGGTTGAACGGACACTTCGATTCGGTGTTTGACATGGGTTCTTTGCCTTGTTGTTGACGGTACGGATTCAACGACTGGGTATCCGGACGAGTGCGCGGATCGATGCATGCACGGTGGCGATACTGTCGCGCAGAGCGTTTGTGGTGACGTGACGCATTGCCCGCACTGATGACGCGTGGCGCCGTCGGCGAGGGCGATTGAGGCAGGTGGCGAGGGCGGCGGGTCGGTCCTTGCGATCGAGTGTCGTTGAGGGAGCGTCGGTTGCGGTATCGGTACCCAGGGACGATAAGTCGGATCGAACCGCAAGTTAAATCGATCCTTTCGACGTAACCGATAGGATTGGGCTATGGAAGCGGCTTCGTCGCGATTCGGGCCGCGCGGCTCATCGCAGCGGCCCGAGACCGTGATGCGGCCGCGCCGTGATCGAGTCGACCTTGCGCGTCTGGTGCTGCTTTGCAGCACGGCGCAGGGTGTTCGCATCGCTTTTTATACTGACGGCGAGCGCCGGCCGCATGGCCGCCGCTCACACGACGATGCAGGAGTTGTCCGCGCACTTTCAGGGAGAGATGGAATGAAACGGATCGATCTACGTTGGGCGGCGATGGCCGCGCTGGTGTTCGGCCTGGGCTTCGGCGCTTCGGCGGCGGCTTCGGACCCGGGCTGCTACAGCACCTGCCAGGAGCTCATGAACGACTGCCGCGCTCAGGCGCCTCCGGGCAATCCGGGCGACACCCAGCATTGCAATCGTCTGTATCGCGAGTGCCTGGCGGGTTGCGAAGTGAACTGACCCGAGTCGTTGCAGGGTGGGGGCGCGGCGGCATGCCCGTGGCCGATTCGTGATCGATGTAACAAACGCGCCGGTCGGGCGTCGCGGCTTGCCGATCCGCGCGCGGATGCTGCTTTGCAGCAGCGTTTGTGCATGCCGGCACCGGCCCATACTCGCCGCGAGCGCCGGCCGCAGCGCCGTGGCGCTCATCCATTCGACCAAGGAGGGAAACACGATGAAGGCAAACACGATGGGCAAGAGCGCGGGCCTGCGGATCGCCGCGGCGACGGCATTGGTGTTCGGTCTGGGCCTGGGCGCCTCGGCGTTCGCGGCGGATCCCGATTGCATCAACACCTGCCTGGAGATCAAGCGCGACTGCATCGCCCAGGCCGGCGGCGGTTCGATCCAGCACTGCAATCGCGCCTACCGCGAGTGCGCCGCGGATTGCGAGTTCTAAGCGAAGTGCATTGCGACGCGACAGGCGCCCGAGAGGCGCCTGTCGTTTTTTTATGCGGGGACCGGTTTGGCGCGCTTGCATCGCGCAGCGCGACGGGCGCAGATGGCCGGCGCGCGCGGGTGGATCATCAAACCGCCGCGTGCGCGCGGCGATGGACCGGCGACGACGCCAGTCGAGGGGCGACTTAACCGCCCTGGATCACGTCGAATTCGCCGCCGAGCACGCGATCGAGCCGGCCGCTGCGCCAGCCGCGCACGCCGTCGCGCACCAACGGCGACGGCGATTCGCGGTAGCGACGGCAGATCCGGCGTTCGCCGTCCGGCGCGGCCTGGGCCACGCGCGCGCGGCCGGGCAGGTCGGCGGCGACCTGCACCGACAGCGAGGCGCGACGGGTGACGCCGTCGTCGAGTTCCTCGAACACATGCAGGCCCGATTCGCCCTGCAGCAGGTCCAGCGCGCCGAAGCCGCTCACCGCCAGCCACGCCTTGCAGTGTTCCGGGTCCTGGCGCAGCACGTCGACGCGCATGTTGCGGCGTTGCGCCCAGGCCAGGTACATCGCCAGCAACTGTTGCCACCACAGGCGCAGGTCGGCGCCCGAACGCAGCGGATCGGCGTCGCCGGTGTCGATCTGGATCAGCGCGTCCTGCGGGCGTTGCTCGCGCACCGCGTCGATCGCCAGCCCGAGCAGGAACAGCAGTTGCGCGATGCGGCCGGCGAACTCGCCGTTGCCGCGTTCCTGACGCAGGCGCTGCTGCATGCGCTGGGCGGTATCGAGCGCGCTTTCGATGCGGTCGCGGCGTTCGATCCGGTCGAGCACGCCGTGACGGTCGCCGGCCGACCAGAAGTCGGACTCGCTCATGCGCGCGTAGTCGGCTTCGCGCGCCCGCACCCAGTCGGCCGATTCGATCGACGTGTCGAGTTCGCGCAGGCGCGCGTCCAGGCGCGCGATCGCCTCGGCGTCGGCCGAGGGCGCGTAGACCAGGTCGCGCAAATCGCCGGCCGCCGCGGGCGCGGCGGCATCGGCAGTCGCGGCTTCATCGGTCGGCGTGACTTCGCGCGCCTGCGTCGCATCGGGGTCGATGAACACCACATCGAGCTTGTCGCCGGCGCTGCGCACGAACAGGAACTGATCGCCGCGCGGCGCGCGGTGTTCGACGATGCTGCGCGCGAGCGGCGCGAGCAGGTAGTGCTCGATGGCGCGGCGCAGCGGACGCGCGCCCAGGTCCGGGGTGAAGCCGCGGTCGAGCAGGAACTCGATCGCCGAGGGCTCCCATTCCACCGCCCAGTCGCGATTGCGCAGGCCGCGCCGGGTCAGCACGCGGCCCAGCTCCTTGTGCAGGATCTCGCGCATCAGGTTGCGGTCGAGCGGGTTGAACAGCACCACCCGGTCCAGGCGATTGATGAATTCGCGGCGGAAGGTTTCGTACAGCGCCTTCTCGACCGCGCTGCGCGAATAGCCGCCGCTGACCGAGTTGAAGCCCGGCCCGGCGGTGCGCGAAATGGTCGAGCCGACGTTGCTGGTCAGGATGATGATGCTGTGGCGGAAGTCGGCGGTGTGGCCGCTGCGGTCGCTCAGGCGCGCGTCGTCGAACACCTGCAGAAACAGGTCCCACACCTTCGGATGGGCTTTTTCGAATTCGTCCAGCAGCACCACCGAGAACGGTTGCTCACGGATGCGCGAGGTCAGCGAACGCACGCCGCCTTGGCCGCCTTCGTCGGCGGTCAGGCGCCAGGCCGAGTCCTCGGACTGGAACTCGCTCATGTCCAGGCGCAGCAGGCGTTCGTCGCTGCCGAACAGCAATTCGCCCAGCGCCTTGGCCAGTTCGGTCTTGCCGGTGCCGGTGGGGCCGGCGAACAGGAACACGCCGATCGGCCGGCCGTTGTCGGTCAGGCCGGCCTTGAGCATGGCGATGCGGTCGAGCAGGGCATCGACGGCTTCGTCCTGGCCGATCACGCGCTGGCGGAAGAATGCGCGCAGGCGATCCAGGTCCAGGCTCTGGCGATCGTCGATCACGTCCAGCGGCAGGCCGCTGCGCTGGGCGATGGTCGCCAGCAGGCCTTCGGCGTCCAGCGGCAGGGCCGGCGGCTCTTGCGCGCTCGCGCTTTGCAGGCTGTCGCCGAGCAGGCGCAGCAGGCGGCCGGGTTCCTGTTGTTCGGGAAAATACTGCGCGGCCATGCGCGCGGCCTCGGCCAGCACGCGCGTGTCGGCGACCGGGCGGCCGAGGCGTTCGGCTTCGATCCGCGCCCATTCGGCCGCGATCGGTTCCAGCGCGAGCGGGTCGACCGGGGCGAGGTTGAGGATTTCGAAATGGTGCTTGACCACCGGCCGCGCGATCAGCAACTGCGCCAGCTGGCGCGGGGTGATTTCGCCGATCACCCGCAACTGGCCGCGTTCGATCGCCGGCAGCATCAGGTCGAGCAAGCCGCGCGGATCGCGCGAGTGCGAGCCCTTGGCCAGCAGGTCGAAGAAATCGGGCGCGCGCCACAGCGCCTGCTTGCGATCGAGCACGGCGAGCATTTCGCGCACGCGTTCCTCGAGTTCGCCGATGTAGCTCTGCCCGGACAGGATTTCCGCGGCGCTGGCTTCGAACACCAGCCAGCCTTCGCTTTGCAGGCGCTGGCTGAGCAGATCGATCAGCACGCTCTTGCCGACGCCGTGTTCGCCGGCGACCAGGACCGAGGTCGTCGCCTCGTTGCTCAGCAACTCATGCATGCGTTCGAGCTGTCGCGCCAAGGTGTCATGCACGATCCGCGTCTGCGGCTTGATCGCCGCGTTGACCCGGCCGAACGCGCCGAGCACGCGGCCTTCGCGGCGCGCGTTGGCGGCGCGTTCGACCTGCGCCAGCAGCGGATCGAGCAACGGCGAGGCGAAGCGCTTGAGGGTGTCGCGCAGCTGGCTGGCCTGGGCTTCTTCGAGTTCGTCCAGCGCCGGCGCGGCCGGCGCCTCGCCGAACTGCTGCGCCCATTGCAGGTAGTCGCGCAATTGCTGGCGCACCGGCGCGAAATCCCACCACCACGGCTGCGCGTGCCGCATCAGATGCGGCAGCGCCTGCGCGTCGCCGCGGGTGCGCAGGTAGTCGATCAGGAAATGCAGCGGGTAGCCGCCGAACTGGGCGGCGTGTTCGAGCACCGGGGCGAGCGCGATGTCGCCGCGTCGCGGCAGCACCCGGGTGATCATCGACTGCTGCACGTAGCCGGTGCCGCCGAGCTGGCGGACCAGTTCCTCGGCGCTGAAGGCCTCGCCGGCGAGCAGGTCCACGCCCTGATGGAATTCGGGCAGGGCCAGTAGGTCCTGCGGGCGCTGGATGCGTTCGTCGACCGCGTCGATCGCGCGGATCAACCGCAGCAGTTGATCGGCGGGCGTTTCGTCGGTGGCCGCAGAGGTTTCAATCGGCGCCTTGGCTTCGCTGTTGTCCGCTTCATCGGCCGCTGAATCGACCTGCGGCGGAGAAGCATCGGCAATAGCGGCCGGGGCCACCGGCGTGGCCCGATAAAGACGGGCGAGGATCAGACCGGCGACCACGCCGACGACGAATAGCAAGGCTTCCACGGGGGCTCCGGTGTCCATTCCGGGCGACAGTTTAGCGGGTCGGTCGCCGTGGGCAGTGCGATGCGGGTAGCGCACTGCGATCTCGGCCGTCGTTTCAGCGGCCGTCATCCCCGCGAAGGCGGGGATCCAGAGACTTCACAGTCCTGTCGCGGTGAAGCCCTGGATCCCCGCCTTCGCGGGGATGACGAGCATGGGCAAACACCGGGATGACGAGTACCGGCAAATGCAGGCGTGACGAACAGCAGCTGTTACGAGCAAAGCAAACGTGGGATGGCGAGTACAGGTTTCGTATCGGTCAGCTATTTGCGCGGACTTTGCGAAACCCGGCCCGTTTCCAGGCTTCGCATCAAACCAGCGCCTTGATCCGATACAAGGCTTCCAGCGCCTGCTTCGGCGTCAACTCGTCCGGGTCGACCTCGGCCAGCGCATCGAGCGCGGCCGACGACGGCGGCGCGAACAGGCCGAACTGTTGCGGCGCGTCCAGCGCGGCCTTGGCGAACGACGGCTTGGGCGTGTCGCGGCCTTGTTGCTCCAGTTCGATCAGCCGCCCGCGCGCCTGCTTGACCACCGACTTGGGCAGGCCGGCCAGCGCCGCCACCTGCAGACCGAAGCTGCGATCGGCCGGGCCGTCCTTGACCGCGTGCATGAACACCAACTGCTCGCCGCCGTTCTTGTCGTGATGCTCGACCGCGTCCAGATGCACGTTGGCGATGCCGTTGCCCGGTTCGGCCAACGCGGTCAGCTCGAAGTAATGCGTCGCGAACAAGGTGTAGGCGCGGTTGTTGTGGGCGAGGTGGCGCGCGCAGGCCTCGGCCAGGGCCAGGCCGTCGTAGGTCGAGGTGCCGCGGCCGATTTCGTCCATCAGCACCAGCGACTGGTGGGTGGCGTGATGCAGGATGTAGCTCGTCTCGCTCATCTCGACCATGAAGGTCGATTGGCCGCGGGCGAGGTCGTCGCCGGCGCCGATGCGGGTCAGGATGCGGTCGATCGGGCCGATCACCGCGCGCGAGGCCGGCACGAAGCTGCCGATGTGGGCCAGCAGCACGATCAGCGCGTTCTGGCGCATGTAGGTCGACTTACCGCCCATGTTCGGGCCGGTGATGACCAGCATGCGGCGGCCGTTGTCCTCGTCGAGAATCAGGTCGTTGGGTTCGAACGGTTCCTTGCGCACCGCCTCGACCACCGGATGCCGGCCGCGTTCGATCCGCAGCCCCGGCGCGTCCGACAGTTCCGGCCGCGACCAGTCCAGCGCGGCGGCGCGTTCGGCGAAACCGCACAGCACGTCGAGCTCGGACAAGGCCGCGGCGCAGCGCTTGAGCGGTTCCAGGCGCTCGTTGAGCGCGTCGAGCAATTGCTCGTACAGCAGCCGCTCGCGCGCCAGCGAACGTTCGCGCGCCGACAGCACCTTGTCTTCGAACTGCTTGAGTTCTTCGGTGATGTAGCGCTCGGCGTTGCTCAGGGTCTGGCGGCGGGTGTAGTGGGTCGGCGCCTTTTCCGCCTGCGCCTTGCTGATTTCCAGGTAATAGCCGTGGACGCGGTTGTAGCCGACCTTCAGCGTCGCGATGCCGCTGCTGGCGCGTTCGCGCGCTTCCAGGTCGACCAGGAACTGATCGGCGTTGGTCGACAGCGTGCGCAGTTCGTCGAGCTCGGCGTCGTAACCGGTCGCGAACACGCCGCCGTCGCGCGCGAGCACTGGCGGCTGGGTGACGATGGCCTGGGCCAGCAGGTGCGCGTGTTCGTCGTGTTCGCCGAGCGAAGCGCACAGCGCGTTGAGCCGCGGCGAATCCAGCGGGCGCAGGATCGTGCCGACGTCGGGCAGCAGGCCCAGGCCGTCGCGCAAGGTCGACAGGTCGCGCGGACGCGCGCTGCGCAGGGCGATGCGCGAGAGAATGCGTTCGAGATCGCCGAGCGCCCGGAAGCGTTCGCGCACCTCGTCGCCGCCGCCGCTGTCGATCAGGGTCGACACGGCGTGATGGCGATGGCGCAGCACGTCGCGGTCGCGCAGCGGCCGGTGCAGCCAGCGCCGCAGCAGGCGTCCGCCCATCGGCGTGACCGTGCTGTCGAGCACGCCGAGCAGGGTGGTGCGGCTGTCGCCGTCGACGCGGCTGTCGAGTTCCAGATGCCGGCGGGTGGCCGCGTTCATCGCGATCGCGCCGTCGCCGGATTCGACCGCGATCGAGGTCAGATGCGGCAGGCGCTGCTTCTGGGTTTCTTCGACATAACCCAGCAACGCGGCGGCCGCGGCGATCGCCAGCGGCTTGTCTTCCAGGCCGAAACCGCTCAGATCGTGCAACGCGAAGAAGCGCAGCAACTGACGCCGGCCGCTGTCGACATCGAACAACCACGGCGGCCGCCGGCGCATGCCGTTGCGTTCGGC
This genomic interval carries:
- the katG gene encoding catalase/peroxidase HPI, with translation MSNTESKCPFNHTAGGGTSNRDWWPNQLNLKVLHQQAPPSNPDPDFDYAQAFKTLDLAAVKRDLHALMTDSQEWWPADFGHYGPLFIRMAWHSAGTYRTFDGRGGAGAGQQRFAPLNSWPDNGNLDKARRLLWPIKQKYGNKISWADLMILTGNVALESMGFKTFGFAGGRADVWEPEEAVYWGSETTWLGDKRYSGDRVLENPLGAVQMGLIYVNPQGPNGNPDPIAAARDIRETFARMAMDDEETVALIAGGHTFGKTHGAGPESHVGREPEGADIAEQGLGWASSFESGVGGHAITSGLEVTWTSTPTRWGNEFFANLFGFEWELSKSPAGAHQWIAKDGAGAGKIPDAHDPNKRHAPTMLTTDLSLRFDPAYEKISRRFLENPDQFADAFARAWFKLTHRDMGPRARYLGPEVPAEVLIWQDPVPAVDHALIDEQDIAALKAKVLASGLPVSQLVSTAWASASTFRGSDKRGGANGARIRLAPQKDWEVNQPDQLAKVLAALEAIQKEFNDAQSGGKKVSLADLIVLAGAAGVEQAAKNAGFPVTVPFVPGRTDASAEQTDVHSFAVLEPIADGFRNYVKGKLDVTAESLLIDRAQLLNLSAPELTVLVGGLRVLGANAGQSKHGVFTRKADALSNDFFVNLLDMGTVWKANSDAKDVFEGRDRKTGELKWTGTRADLIFGSHSQLRALAEVYASSDAQEKFVNDFVAAWNKVMNADRFDLN
- a CDS encoding AAA family ATPase, translated to MEALLFVVGVVAGLILARLYRATPVAPAAIADASPPQVDSAADEADNSEAKAPIETSAATDETPADQLLRLIRAIDAVDERIQRPQDLLALPEFHQGVDLLAGEAFSAEELVRQLGGTGYVQQSMITRVLPRRGDIALAPVLEHAAQFGGYPLHFLIDYLRTRGDAQALPHLMRHAQPWWWDFAPVRQQLRDYLQWAQQFGEAPAAPALDELEEAQASQLRDTLKRFASPLLDPLLAQVERAANARREGRVLGAFGRVNAAIKPQTRIVHDTLARQLERMHELLSNEATTSVLVAGEHGVGKSVLIDLLSQRLQSEGWLVFEASAAEILSGQSYIGELEERVREMLAVLDRKQALWRAPDFFDLLAKGSHSRDPRGLLDLMLPAIERGQLRVIGEITPRQLAQLLIARPVVKHHFEILNLAPVDPLALEPIAAEWARIEAERLGRPVADTRVLAEAARMAAQYFPEQQEPGRLLRLLGDSLQSASAQEPPALPLDAEGLLATIAQRSGLPLDVIDDRQSLDLDRLRAFFRQRVIGQDEAVDALLDRIAMLKAGLTDNGRPIGVFLFAGPTGTGKTELAKALGELLFGSDERLLRLDMSEFQSEDSAWRLTADEGGQGGVRSLTSRIREQPFSVVLLDEFEKAHPKVWDLFLQVFDDARLSDRSGHTADFRHSIIILTSNVGSTISRTAGPGFNSVSGGYSRSAVEKALYETFRREFINRLDRVVLFNPLDRNLMREILHKELGRVLTRRGLRNRDWAVEWEPSAIEFLLDRGFTPDLGARPLRRAIEHYLLAPLARSIVEHRAPRGDQFLFVRSAGDKLDVVFIDPDATQAREVTPTDEAATADAAAPAAAGDLRDLVYAPSADAEAIARLDARLRELDTSIESADWVRAREADYARMSESDFWSAGDRHGVLDRIERRDRIESALDTAQRMQQRLRQERGNGEFAGRIAQLLFLLGLAIDAVREQRPQDALIQIDTGDADPLRSGADLRLWWQQLLAMYLAWAQRRNMRVDVLRQDPEHCKAWLAVSGFGALDLLQGESGLHVFEELDDGVTRRASLSVQVAADLPGRARVAQAAPDGERRICRRYRESPSPLVRDGVRGWRSGRLDRVLGGEFDVIQGG
- the mutS gene encoding DNA mismatch repair protein MutS; this translates as MRQFFAAKAEHPDVLLFFRMGDFYELFYDDARKAARLLDITLTQRGNSAGQPIPMAGVPHHSAEGYLARLVALGESVAICEQIGDPALAKGIVERKVVRVITPGTVTDEALLNERRDTLLLAISRGKHGYGVAWADLAAGRFLVNEVATEDALEAEIARLEPAEVLVADEDGWAPFVAERNGMRRRPPWLFDVDSGRRQLLRFFALHDLSGFGLEDKPLAIAAAAALLGYVEETQKQRLPHLTSIAVESGDGAIAMNAATRRHLELDSRVDGDSRTTLLGVLDSTVTPMGGRLLRRWLHRPLRDRDVLRHRHHAVSTLIDSGGGDEVRERFRALGDLERILSRIALRSARPRDLSTLRDGLGLLPDVGTILRPLDSPRLNALCASLGEHDEHAHLLAQAIVTQPPVLARDGGVFATGYDAELDELRTLSTNADQFLVDLEARERASSGIATLKVGYNRVHGYYLEISKAQAEKAPTHYTRRQTLSNAERYITEELKQFEDKVLSARERSLARERLLYEQLLDALNERLEPLKRCAAALSELDVLCGFAERAAALDWSRPELSDAPGLRIERGRHPVVEAVRKEPFEPNDLILDEDNGRRMLVITGPNMGGKSTYMRQNALIVLLAHIGSFVPASRAVIGPIDRILTRIGAGDDLARGQSTFMVEMSETSYILHHATHQSLVLMDEIGRGTSTYDGLALAEACARHLAHNNRAYTLFATHYFELTALAEPGNGIANVHLDAVEHHDKNGGEQLVFMHAVKDGPADRSFGLQVAALAGLPKSVVKQARGRLIELEQQGRDTPKPSFAKAALDAPQQFGLFAPPSSAALDALAEVDPDELTPKQALEALYRIKALV